One Roseimaritima multifibrata DNA window includes the following coding sequences:
- a CDS encoding neutral/alkaline non-lysosomal ceramidase N-terminal domain-containing protein, translating into MRPLPKTTTGNSLSRRQILSSGCAAIAATACIPHLASGGSNKESLAVGQAVVDTTPPLGIELAGFHKAVGNERRITGIRQKSTAKAIVIRVKGQTIAIVSLDILTVSAAFTAEVQQQVAEKTGIPALNVRVCATHTHSMPTFTFLRQWGALPKEYQQQTLQAVVKAVQQAQQDLTDAELYVGKSAVVGGNFNRTTSTWKTEKQFDKQSTDAERWLDTNLHLLRFERTGKEDVLWYHFSSHPVCFRDTQSGPDWVGLVAEKVHAKTGVTPGFMQGHAGDVNPGDGHIWIGEAEPTATAIAKGFDAALNSCKPVSVDEIQVVNDSFSIPLDMELLKEQLDAYRSAPEKCNSGEWVDAGFAKAWFDAASTWNLEQSVHKTPMSAIRLGDLALLFHSSELYSFYGLQLQNRSPFETTIAVGYADDSVGYLADPVAYKTKEYAAVTVPRILNLPPFTPNAAAALSDLGHQLLKKLT; encoded by the coding sequence ATGCGCCCTCTGCCTAAAACCACTACCGGTAATTCCCTCAGTCGCCGTCAAATACTTTCCAGCGGATGTGCTGCTATCGCGGCGACCGCGTGCATTCCTCACCTAGCATCAGGAGGTTCCAACAAGGAAAGCCTTGCTGTCGGCCAAGCCGTGGTCGACACGACGCCACCATTGGGAATCGAATTGGCCGGTTTCCACAAGGCAGTAGGAAACGAACGGCGCATAACCGGGATTCGCCAAAAGTCGACCGCCAAAGCGATTGTCATTCGAGTAAAGGGGCAAACGATCGCGATCGTTTCGCTTGATATCCTAACAGTCTCGGCCGCGTTCACCGCGGAAGTGCAACAACAGGTCGCCGAGAAAACCGGCATCCCCGCCTTGAACGTCCGCGTCTGTGCAACACACACCCATTCGATGCCGACGTTTACTTTCCTACGCCAATGGGGTGCCCTTCCCAAAGAATACCAGCAACAAACATTGCAGGCGGTCGTCAAAGCGGTTCAGCAAGCCCAGCAAGACCTGACCGACGCGGAACTCTATGTGGGAAAAAGCGCTGTAGTGGGGGGGAACTTCAATCGGACGACGTCGACATGGAAAACAGAAAAACAGTTCGACAAGCAATCGACCGACGCGGAACGCTGGCTGGATACAAACTTGCACCTGCTGCGTTTTGAACGCACCGGTAAAGAGGACGTGCTTTGGTACCACTTCTCCAGCCATCCGGTCTGCTTCCGGGATACCCAGTCGGGCCCCGACTGGGTTGGCTTGGTAGCCGAAAAGGTTCACGCTAAAACGGGCGTTACGCCTGGCTTTATGCAGGGTCACGCCGGAGACGTCAATCCGGGCGACGGTCATATCTGGATTGGAGAGGCCGAACCGACAGCGACTGCAATTGCCAAAGGATTCGATGCTGCACTCAATAGCTGCAAACCGGTATCCGTTGACGAAATTCAGGTGGTGAACGACTCCTTCTCGATTCCGCTCGATATGGAATTGCTAAAAGAACAGCTTGATGCTTACCGATCGGCCCCAGAAAAATGCAATTCTGGCGAGTGGGTCGATGCAGGTTTTGCCAAAGCTTGGTTCGATGCCGCATCCACTTGGAACCTAGAACAATCGGTTCACAAAACGCCAATGTCGGCCATTAGACTGGGAGACTTGGCCCTGCTTTTCCATTCTAGCGAGCTGTACAGTTTTTACGGACTTCAGTTGCAAAACCGCTCTCCCTTTGAAACCACCATCGCCGTTGGCTATGCAGACGATAGCGTCGGATACTTAGCGGATCCGGTCGCATACAAGACCAAGGAATATGCGGCTGTAACCGTTCCACGGATATTGAACCTTCCCCCATTCACTCCCAATGCCGCCGCAGCGTTATCGGATCTTGGCCACCAGTTGCTAAAAAAACTGACCTAA
- a CDS encoding PVC-type heme-binding CxxCH protein: MTRNLLCLITFLLSGAATCIQSAQLSAQDNPFAYLDAYSDSYYPNTDFPKLTTPQWVGEPGVEAVVTLGIDDMRDTAQYEAYLRPILDRLKKIDGRSPVSIMSCKIDPQDPQLQKWLKEGLSIETHTVDHPCPCLQSGNFDQAKSTYDRCVDQMFAIPNTRPVAFRFPCMDSKNTPSPRAFAEIVNQTTPAGNFLQASTSVVCVFNSSDPDIPKSITLNAEGKERFERYIPFPSFVNKIHNYPYPFVIGKQCWEFPCTIPDDWQAQNIQQPNNPQTVDDMMAAIDATVIKKGIANLVFHPYAWIRNEQMAELVDRVDTKYGKRVKFLTFKESMERINRHLLLDQPVRDPKTGDDNGVRLVDLNQDGFLDVVIGNDQLKIARLWDPKANQWIDLASKVQFVHADPSGHSVDRGVQFGKLQKEKGVSMLVNNDVDQHIYHFSNNEIVSEPIPEELKPFKTNRDGIDQGVRLRDLDLDGISEVLIANPTTKQVLSLDGKTDKWIANSEPLPFPIVDADGDDNGLRFVDLDKDGYDDMIVSNATQSAVQLYDSNSNTFTRTVTPTGTIPLIVRGKTNNGAWFAEDHMWIQNEDTHRLADGVDRRSFSDLTGNADPGPRSADRSFRSMRVRPGFTIQMVASEPLVMDPVALDFAPDGKLWVAEMADYPLGLDDKGKPGGRIRYLEDTDNDGTYDSSTLFMDNIAYPTGVLATGKGVIVSAAPTIFYAEDTDGDGKADLRTELYRGFTEGNQQHLVNGFERGLDNWLYVANGDSGGTVQSIKTGKTVEIRGQDLRIRPDTGAMELQAGQTQFGRHRDDQGNWFGCNNSIPVRHYIHPAQYLRRNRFVPPPSASRDIARINNTQLFPISRVLSHWSGYVPPAPGTGHQFTSACSTVVYRDSLFGPDFAQNTFTCEPVHNAVHRRRLVPAGASFESVRPSDESNVEFLASEDSWFRPASVTTGPDGALWVADMYRLVIEHPEWIGDDREKELFLRAGHDKGRIYRIFPTDSQPRQIPVLSDMDLDELVAQLESPNGRTRDLAQTLLIDREEAAAIPILTQMAQTSAAPLGRLHAICTLDGMEALSPATLIEALKDSDPTVRRHALRLSEPWLAMTSPDGEAVLNQVIQCAADEPQVLLQKAYSLGFSTTKQAAETLADLAFSSQEIPEIRAAIISSLHPETLAFFYKALEADPKVSSTYRDAIFEMAVRSGQTEFLTQLVKELAKSLESTNVQAQDIDTLTQTLTVLRQQKIQLDESAEYALAGIVPLSAERVSDRDTKTSLRIASLRFLAATDLNLTLFPELLSAAEPVELQIAAAEILAQSNTDPLIERLETLSPTVRAATLNAILTREAATLQLIDAIKTERLTANTLTDSHRRQLLTHASESVRKEATQMFASPGSDTAKHPIIQKYLSSDFTKGNAQRGREVFVKQCAACHQMNEVGNAIGPDIASLKDRSPKAIVTAVLDPNLAVEEKYQAYNVLTIDGKAITGIIQSESSNAIELQMQDNKRLTILRDDIEWIRNTGASLMPEGFEKAISPADMAHLLAFLGSAKTPPKSFPGNTPQPISADPQGALHLTATTARIYGDSCVFEPKYQNIGHWGSPTDQVEWTLQVKEEGSYDVWLDYACAKTTAGNDFVFACGTENLTGTVASTGNWDTYQKIKVGSIRIAAGQSIATFQAAEGLDQWLLDLRSIQLTPAE; this comes from the coding sequence ATGACGCGGAACCTTCTTTGCCTAATAACCTTCCTGCTTAGCGGGGCGGCCACCTGTATTCAGTCAGCGCAATTGTCGGCCCAGGACAATCCTTTTGCATACCTCGATGCGTACTCGGATTCCTATTATCCCAACACCGATTTCCCAAAACTAACCACCCCTCAGTGGGTAGGTGAACCGGGCGTTGAAGCGGTCGTCACGTTGGGAATCGACGACATGCGGGATACGGCACAGTACGAAGCCTATCTCAGGCCAATCCTCGACAGGTTAAAGAAGATCGATGGGCGTTCCCCCGTTAGCATCATGTCTTGCAAGATTGATCCACAGGATCCACAACTGCAGAAATGGCTGAAAGAAGGACTTTCGATCGAAACGCATACGGTCGACCACCCTTGCCCATGCCTCCAAAGCGGTAATTTTGACCAAGCCAAATCGACCTACGACCGCTGCGTCGACCAGATGTTCGCGATCCCCAACACTCGTCCCGTTGCGTTTCGTTTTCCCTGCATGGATTCCAAAAACACTCCCAGCCCGCGCGCCTTTGCAGAAATTGTGAACCAAACCACCCCCGCTGGCAATTTTTTGCAGGCCAGCACGTCCGTTGTTTGCGTCTTCAATTCTAGTGATCCTGACATTCCTAAATCGATCACTTTAAACGCCGAAGGAAAAGAGCGGTTCGAACGATACATTCCATTCCCTTCGTTCGTGAACAAGATCCATAACTATCCCTATCCGTTTGTGATCGGGAAACAATGCTGGGAATTCCCTTGTACGATCCCGGATGATTGGCAAGCACAGAACATCCAGCAGCCCAATAATCCTCAAACCGTTGATGACATGATGGCAGCCATCGATGCCACCGTGATAAAGAAAGGAATCGCCAACCTTGTTTTCCATCCATATGCCTGGATACGAAACGAACAGATGGCCGAGTTGGTCGACCGCGTCGATACGAAGTACGGAAAACGCGTCAAATTCCTCACCTTCAAGGAGAGCATGGAACGAATCAACCGACATTTGTTACTCGATCAACCGGTGCGAGACCCAAAAACCGGCGACGACAACGGGGTCAGGCTTGTCGACCTGAATCAAGACGGTTTCCTGGATGTTGTGATTGGAAACGATCAACTTAAAATCGCTCGTCTATGGGATCCGAAAGCAAACCAATGGATTGACCTCGCCAGTAAGGTTCAATTCGTTCATGCCGATCCTTCGGGACACTCGGTTGATAGAGGAGTCCAATTTGGAAAACTTCAAAAGGAAAAAGGCGTTTCGATGTTGGTCAACAACGATGTTGATCAACACATCTACCATTTTTCCAACAATGAAATCGTAAGCGAACCGATCCCAGAAGAACTGAAACCTTTCAAAACCAATCGCGACGGTATCGACCAAGGCGTCCGACTAAGAGACCTCGATCTGGATGGAATTTCGGAAGTCTTGATCGCCAATCCGACGACGAAACAGGTGCTGTCGCTGGACGGTAAAACGGACAAGTGGATCGCGAACTCTGAACCGCTCCCTTTCCCCATCGTCGATGCAGACGGCGACGATAACGGATTGCGTTTTGTTGACCTGGACAAAGACGGCTACGACGACATGATCGTATCGAATGCCACACAGTCAGCCGTCCAGCTTTACGATTCCAATTCCAACACCTTTACGCGTACCGTCACTCCGACGGGAACCATTCCGCTGATCGTTCGTGGCAAGACGAACAACGGGGCATGGTTCGCCGAAGACCATATGTGGATCCAAAATGAGGATACGCACCGGCTTGCAGATGGAGTCGACCGACGATCCTTTTCCGATCTAACCGGAAACGCAGATCCCGGGCCGCGCAGTGCGGACCGATCCTTCCGGTCGATGCGGGTTCGTCCCGGTTTTACGATCCAAATGGTCGCTTCTGAACCATTGGTGATGGATCCGGTCGCATTGGATTTTGCCCCCGACGGGAAACTGTGGGTCGCAGAAATGGCCGATTACCCGTTGGGCCTGGACGACAAAGGGAAACCGGGTGGACGGATCCGATACTTGGAGGACACCGACAATGATGGAACCTACGATTCATCGACGCTGTTTATGGATAACATCGCTTACCCCACCGGAGTCCTTGCGACCGGCAAGGGAGTGATCGTTAGCGCTGCCCCCACGATCTTCTACGCCGAAGATACCGATGGCGATGGAAAAGCGGACCTGCGAACGGAACTCTACCGCGGTTTTACTGAGGGAAACCAGCAGCACTTGGTCAATGGATTTGAACGCGGATTGGACAATTGGCTGTATGTCGCCAATGGAGACAGCGGCGGAACCGTCCAATCCATCAAGACGGGCAAAACCGTAGAAATCCGCGGCCAAGATTTAAGGATTCGGCCCGATACCGGAGCGATGGAGTTGCAAGCGGGTCAAACGCAATTTGGCCGTCATCGCGACGATCAAGGCAATTGGTTTGGCTGCAACAATTCCATTCCCGTTCGACACTACATTCATCCAGCACAGTACCTGCGACGCAATCGATTTGTTCCGCCTCCCTCGGCCAGTCGCGACATCGCGCGCATCAATAACACACAACTCTTTCCGATATCACGCGTTCTCAGCCATTGGTCAGGCTATGTTCCGCCAGCGCCGGGAACCGGACACCAATTCACATCGGCATGCAGTACGGTGGTCTACCGGGACTCGCTGTTCGGACCTGATTTCGCACAAAACACGTTCACCTGTGAACCGGTCCACAACGCGGTTCATCGCCGGCGCCTCGTTCCAGCAGGAGCCTCCTTTGAGAGTGTTCGTCCCAGCGACGAATCGAACGTTGAATTCCTTGCCTCTGAAGATAGTTGGTTTCGACCGGCTAGCGTGACGACAGGTCCCGACGGGGCCTTGTGGGTTGCTGACATGTATCGATTGGTTATCGAACATCCCGAATGGATTGGCGATGACCGGGAAAAAGAATTGTTTCTAAGGGCAGGGCACGACAAAGGTCGCATCTATCGAATTTTTCCCACAGACAGTCAACCACGGCAAATCCCCGTTCTGAGCGATATGGATCTCGACGAACTTGTCGCACAGCTGGAATCGCCAAACGGACGTACCCGAGACCTAGCACAGACGCTGCTTATCGATAGGGAAGAGGCCGCCGCGATTCCAATCCTCACCCAAATGGCACAGACATCCGCTGCCCCTCTTGGCAGACTCCATGCGATCTGCACGCTCGATGGCATGGAAGCGTTGTCGCCCGCGACGCTAATCGAAGCACTTAAGGACAGCGACCCTACGGTTCGTCGACACGCGCTGCGATTATCCGAGCCGTGGTTAGCCATGACATCTCCCGATGGTGAAGCGGTATTGAACCAAGTCATTCAGTGCGCCGCTGACGAACCTCAGGTTCTTTTGCAAAAAGCGTATTCACTCGGTTTCAGTACGACCAAGCAAGCGGCTGAAACTTTGGCCGACCTAGCTTTCTCGTCCCAGGAAATACCAGAGATCCGCGCGGCGATCATCAGCTCTCTTCACCCCGAAACGTTAGCGTTCTTTTACAAGGCTCTTGAGGCCGATCCAAAGGTCTCTAGCACTTACCGCGACGCGATCTTTGAAATGGCGGTCCGGAGTGGGCAAACAGAGTTTCTAACGCAGCTGGTGAAAGAGCTTGCCAAATCGCTCGAAAGCACCAACGTGCAAGCTCAGGACATTGACACTTTAACGCAGACATTAACCGTCCTCCGTCAACAAAAGATTCAGTTGGACGAATCCGCCGAATATGCCCTTGCTGGAATTGTCCCGCTTTCTGCTGAACGCGTTTCCGATAGAGATACCAAGACTTCACTGCGAATCGCTTCGCTCCGATTCCTTGCTGCAACAGACCTTAACCTTACGCTGTTTCCCGAACTGCTTTCGGCCGCCGAACCTGTTGAGCTTCAAATTGCGGCAGCGGAAATACTCGCCCAAAGCAATACCGATCCGTTAATCGAGCGACTGGAAACGCTCAGCCCCACCGTTCGCGCGGCGACGTTGAATGCAATTTTAACCCGCGAGGCCGCAACGTTGCAGTTGATCGACGCGATTAAGACGGAGCGTTTAACGGCAAACACATTAACGGACAGTCATCGCCGACAACTGCTCACACATGCAAGTGAATCGGTTCGAAAAGAGGCGACCCAAATGTTCGCGTCACCGGGATCCGACACCGCGAAGCATCCGATCATTCAGAAATATCTGAGTTCAGACTTTACCAAAGGCAACGCACAACGGGGTCGGGAAGTCTTTGTAAAACAGTGTGCTGCGTGCCATCAAATGAACGAAGTTGGCAATGCAATTGGCCCCGACATTGCAAGCCTGAAAGACCGTTCGCCGAAGGCAATCGTCACCGCGGTTCTCGATCCGAACCTGGCCGTCGAAGAGAAGTACCAAGCCTACAACGTTTTGACGATCGATGGAAAAGCGATCACGGGGATCATTCAAAGCGAATCCAGTAACGCGATTGAACTACAAATGCAGGACAATAAGCGTCTGACAATCCTTCGCGATGACATTGAATGGATTCGCAATACGGGTGCTTCGTTGATGCCTGAAGGTTTTGAGAAAGCAATTTCACCCGCCGACATGGCGCACCTATTGGCGTTCCTGGGGAGTGCCAAGACGCCTCCAAAATCATTCCCGGGAAACACGCCACAACCGATCTCCGCCGATCCACAGGGTGCTTTGCACCTTACTGCAACCACCGCAAGGATCTACGGCGATTCTTGCGTATTTGAGCCCAAGTATCAAAACATTGGTCACTGGGGCAGCCCTACCGACCAAGTCGAATGGACACTTCAAGTTAAAGAAGAAGGGTCCTACGACGTCTGGCTGGACTATGCATGTGCGAAAACGACCGCAGGCAATGACTTTGTCTTTGCATGTGGAACCGAAAATCTAACCGGCACGGTAGCAAGCACGGGGAACTGGGATACTTATCAAAAGATCAAAGTAGGATCCATCCGCATTGCTGCCGGCCAATCGATCGCAACGTTTCAAGCCGCTGAAGGACTTGACCAGTGGCTGCTCGATTTGCGATCGATTCAGCTGACCCCCGCAGAATAG
- a CDS encoding sulfatase family protein, whose protein sequence is MSYLKSLFLLLFSTAVFIAPVGAADPPPNILFAIADDWGLHAGAYGTTWVKTPSFDRIAREGVLFNNAYTPVAKCAPSRAIVLTGRHAWQNEQAGNHLAFFPADLKSWPEVLTGQGWHMGISGKGWAPGIANDKEGKRRAITGQPFNKRSAESPATGISKNDYASNFVDFLDAAPDQTPWCFWYGSTEPHRGYEFQSGVRKGGKKLSDIDRVPAYWPDEEVVRHDMLDYAFEVEHVDNHLGRMLAELEKRDLLKNTIVIVTSDHGMPFPRVKGYAYHDSNHVPLAIRLPDAGDNVGRVVDDFVDFTDLAPTILDYAGIAESESGMRPITGSSLRPILESSGNGQILAERDHVLIGKERTDVGRPHDWGYPIRGIVTEDHLYLRNYEPSRWPAGNPETGYLDTDGSPTKTRILELGRQSRTDPFWRLNFGMRPASEMYDLRTDSDCVINLAGDAAEAERVKALRSRMETELNEQGDPRMVGRGYLFDQYPATGGAGFYERYMRGEKVNSGWVNPSDFEAGPLDD, encoded by the coding sequence ATGTCGTACTTGAAATCTCTGTTCCTTTTGCTGTTCAGTACTGCCGTTTTCATCGCACCTGTCGGTGCAGCGGATCCGCCACCAAATATTCTGTTCGCGATTGCTGACGATTGGGGCTTGCATGCTGGTGCTTACGGAACGACCTGGGTGAAGACGCCGTCGTTCGACCGTATTGCGCGGGAGGGAGTGCTTTTTAATAACGCTTACACCCCTGTCGCGAAATGTGCGCCTTCCCGCGCCATCGTGCTGACGGGCCGACATGCGTGGCAAAACGAACAGGCCGGCAATCACTTGGCCTTCTTTCCCGCAGACTTAAAAAGTTGGCCCGAGGTCCTTACCGGCCAAGGATGGCACATGGGAATTTCTGGCAAAGGTTGGGCTCCTGGGATCGCCAACGACAAGGAGGGAAAACGAAGGGCAATTACCGGACAGCCGTTCAACAAGCGAAGTGCAGAATCGCCCGCTACGGGGATTAGCAAGAACGACTACGCGTCCAATTTTGTCGATTTCTTAGACGCAGCCCCCGACCAGACTCCATGGTGTTTTTGGTATGGGAGCACCGAACCGCATCGAGGCTATGAGTTCCAGTCCGGAGTTCGTAAAGGTGGCAAGAAACTGTCCGATATTGATCGTGTGCCTGCTTACTGGCCGGACGAAGAGGTTGTCCGCCATGACATGCTGGATTACGCGTTTGAAGTAGAGCATGTTGACAACCATCTAGGACGGATGTTGGCGGAATTAGAAAAGCGTGACCTGTTGAAAAATACGATCGTGATCGTCACCAGCGATCACGGTATGCCGTTTCCACGCGTCAAAGGTTACGCATACCACGATTCCAATCATGTGCCACTGGCCATTCGGTTACCGGATGCCGGAGATAACGTGGGCCGCGTCGTCGACGATTTTGTTGATTTCACAGACCTTGCGCCAACGATCCTGGATTATGCAGGGATCGCCGAATCCGAAAGTGGGATGCGTCCCATCACTGGCAGCAGTTTGCGCCCGATTTTGGAAAGCAGCGGAAACGGGCAGATCCTGGCGGAACGGGATCATGTCTTGATTGGAAAGGAAAGGACCGATGTCGGACGTCCGCACGACTGGGGATATCCGATCCGCGGGATCGTGACGGAAGATCATCTTTATTTGCGAAACTATGAACCGTCGCGCTGGCCAGCAGGCAATCCTGAAACAGGCTATTTGGACACCGACGGAAGCCCCACGAAGACTCGTATTCTTGAATTGGGACGGCAGTCCCGCACCGACCCCTTTTGGCGGCTCAATTTCGGGATGCGGCCGGCAAGCGAAATGTACGATCTGCGGACCGATAGCGACTGCGTGATCAATCTTGCCGGAGACGCGGCCGAAGCAGAACGGGTCAAAGCGTTGCGGTCTCGGATGGAGACCGAGTTGAACGAGCAGGGAGACCCTCGGATGGTCGGTCGTGGTTATCTGTTTGACCAGTACCCAGCAACCGGCGGAGCGGGATTCTATGAACGATACATGCGCGGTGAAAAAGTGAACTCAGGATGGGTCAACCCGAGTGATTTTGAAGCGGGCCCGCTGGATGACTGA
- a CDS encoding F0F1 ATP synthase subunit gamma, with amino-acid sequence MSQTIGNLKRQIEGATDLQSVVRTMKAMAASEIVQFESSVRALADYSRTVELALSVCLRAADVKNLQQKPLPVGVQPRVAAIVFGSDQGLVGQFNTVICDEAIGALSSVPGEQMIWSVGERVHACLADTDSQLVGGFHVPSTVKAIAPLVGEILIEYERQTENHPATQLFVFHNRPKAGALYEPVSQRLLPLDETWRRQRSEMPWPTKNLPQVLGNDLQTMRKLTGEYLFVSMFRACAESLASENASRLAAMQRADKNIEELLETLTSSFHRQRQANIDEELFDVVSGFEALQR; translated from the coding sequence TTGAGCCAAACGATCGGAAATTTGAAACGACAGATCGAAGGCGCCACGGATCTGCAATCGGTGGTCCGGACAATGAAAGCGATGGCCGCTTCCGAAATCGTTCAGTTTGAAAGTTCGGTACGTGCGCTTGCCGACTACAGCCGCACCGTCGAACTTGCGCTTAGCGTCTGCCTACGAGCTGCCGACGTCAAGAATCTCCAACAGAAGCCCCTTCCCGTAGGCGTTCAGCCGAGGGTAGCGGCGATCGTCTTCGGTTCCGATCAAGGACTTGTCGGACAATTTAACACCGTCATTTGTGACGAGGCGATCGGAGCCCTTTCCAGTGTGCCCGGTGAGCAAATGATTTGGTCCGTCGGTGAACGGGTCCATGCGTGTTTGGCCGATACCGATTCGCAGCTGGTTGGTGGCTTCCATGTGCCAAGCACGGTCAAAGCAATTGCACCGTTGGTCGGTGAGATTCTTATTGAGTATGAGAGACAAACCGAAAACCACCCCGCGACCCAACTCTTCGTGTTTCATAATCGTCCTAAAGCGGGGGCTCTATACGAACCGGTCAGTCAGCGTCTTTTGCCGTTGGATGAGACTTGGCGTCGTCAGCGCAGCGAGATGCCGTGGCCGACAAAAAATCTGCCACAGGTTTTGGGCAATGATCTTCAAACGATGCGCAAGCTAACGGGTGAGTATCTTTTCGTTTCCATGTTCCGTGCCTGTGCCGAATCTTTGGCCAGCGAGAATGCCAGTCGGTTGGCTGCAATGCAACGTGCCGATAAAAACATTGAAGAACTGCTTGAAACGCTTACGTCGTCATTTCATCGACAGAGACAAGCCAATATTGATGAGGAACTTTTTGACGTTGTGTCTGGTTTCGAAGCCTTGCAGCGTTAG
- a CDS encoding alternate F1F0 ATPase, F1 subunit alpha, which yields MSASNDLLQNTVEQTFERISSGRLSFSPALVPHEVGTLSSVSTGIAKVTGLPGIGYDEMLTFPNGTLGIAFNVDADEVGVVLLGDYATLRAGDEVRRTGRVMDVAVGEGLLGRVIDPLGHSLDGRAPFVSDIRKPVERPAASIMDRAPVAVPLQTGLKAVDALVPIGRGQRELILGDRQTGKTAIAIDTILNQREQNVVCVYCAIGQRASTVAKVVATLKDQDAMNHTVVVVAEGNDPPGVAYVAPYAATSIAEYFMEQGRDVLIVYDDLTHHARSYRELSLLLRRPPGREAFPGDIFYLHARLLERSTHLREELGGGSLTALPIIETEAQNISAYIPTNLISITDGQIYLSPSLFELGILPAVDVGKSVSRVGGKAQRAAYRAVAGDLKLAYAQFEELETFSKFGARIDESTRELIEHGRRIRACLKQAEHSPVSMSSQVMVLLALTEGLFDTVPMDRMPDAEAAVRVAGEALPDELKDRLRNADTLSDADRDEILSVARDALQPFQSAEKRNSPSKGATN from the coding sequence ATGAGCGCGTCGAACGATTTGTTGCAGAATACCGTTGAGCAGACCTTTGAGCGAATTTCGAGTGGTCGTCTATCGTTTTCGCCAGCGTTGGTCCCACACGAGGTCGGAACGCTCTCGAGCGTCTCGACGGGGATCGCTAAGGTGACCGGGTTGCCGGGGATTGGCTATGACGAAATGCTGACTTTTCCCAATGGGACTCTGGGCATTGCGTTCAATGTCGATGCCGATGAGGTGGGGGTCGTGCTGCTGGGGGATTACGCGACGCTTCGGGCCGGGGATGAAGTACGTCGCACGGGCCGGGTCATGGATGTTGCGGTCGGCGAAGGGTTGTTGGGCCGAGTGATCGATCCGCTTGGTCATTCGCTTGATGGGAGGGCGCCTTTTGTTTCGGACATACGGAAGCCAGTGGAGCGTCCGGCAGCTTCGATTATGGACCGGGCACCGGTTGCGGTCCCGCTTCAAACCGGGCTAAAAGCCGTTGACGCCCTTGTCCCCATCGGGCGTGGGCAGCGCGAATTGATTTTGGGTGATCGCCAAACGGGTAAAACGGCAATCGCCATCGATACAATCCTTAACCAACGTGAGCAGAATGTTGTTTGCGTCTACTGCGCGATCGGACAACGCGCATCGACGGTTGCAAAAGTGGTCGCGACGTTAAAAGACCAAGATGCGATGAACCATACGGTCGTCGTCGTCGCCGAAGGGAACGACCCGCCTGGTGTCGCCTATGTCGCTCCTTACGCGGCAACCAGCATCGCGGAGTACTTCATGGAACAAGGACGCGATGTGTTGATCGTCTATGATGATTTGACGCATCACGCTCGATCCTACCGGGAACTATCACTTCTGCTCAGGCGGCCACCGGGGCGAGAGGCTTTTCCTGGGGATATCTTTTACCTTCACGCGCGACTGCTGGAACGTTCCACCCATCTGCGTGAGGAACTTGGCGGAGGCTCACTGACAGCACTTCCGATCATTGAAACGGAAGCCCAAAATATTTCCGCCTATATTCCGACCAATTTGATCTCCATCACTGACGGACAGATCTATCTGTCGCCGTCTCTTTTTGAGTTGGGGATTCTGCCGGCAGTGGACGTGGGTAAATCGGTTTCGCGAGTCGGCGGCAAGGCCCAACGAGCCGCCTATCGAGCGGTCGCTGGTGATCTTAAGTTGGCGTATGCTCAGTTCGAAGAGCTGGAAACGTTCTCCAAGTTCGGTGCTCGAATCGATGAGTCGACTCGGGAATTGATCGAACATGGCCGCCGGATCCGTGCATGCCTTAAACAAGCCGAACACTCACCTGTTTCCATGTCGTCGCAGGTGATGGTCCTCTTGGCACTGACGGAGGGCCTTTTTGATACGGTTCCAATGGATCGGATGCCGGACGCCGAAGCGGCCGTCCGCGTTGCCGGAGAAGCCCTTCCCGACGAACTAAAGGATCGGCTCCGGAACGCTGATACTCTATCCGATGCGGACCGGGATGAAATATTGAGCGTTGCACGCGATGCGCTTCAACCATTTCAGTCGGCTGAAAAAAGGAACTCGCCAAGCAAGGGAGCGACCAATTGA